In one Silene latifolia isolate original U9 population chromosome 10, ASM4854445v1, whole genome shotgun sequence genomic region, the following are encoded:
- the LOC141608550 gene encoding uncharacterized protein LOC141608550 has product MEENISPNNSSHWRTFDHESDDTLKSTSDEEEAPFDKRIDQGNPTDEEVILQLTEDDVSAEIEYWRQAVVCFIMGANPPSDIVEVFIRRIWSKYNIDKISFMHDGLFLVRFKSLEMKEKVLKSGHYLFDNKPLIVKGWTCEADMTKDTVTTVPVWIKLHKLPLKFWGKGLPKIANLIGNFIKGDLATEEKTRLNFARVMIELKVNQQLPGMVKFKDELGQMIKIDVEYEWKPITCAHCKGVGHETLNCRWRIQAERKK; this is encoded by the exons ATGGAGGAGAATATCTCGCCTAACAACTCCAGCCACTGGCGAACATTC GATCATGAATCTGATGATACGTTAAAATCCACCAGTGATGAGGAAGAAGCACCCTTTGACAAACGTATTGACCAAGGAAACCCTACTGATGAGGAGGTGATCCTGCAATTGACAGAGGATGATGTTAGTGCTGAAATTGAATATTGGAGACAGGCAGTGGTATGTTTTATCATGGGAGCAAATCCTCCAAGTGACATAGTAGAGGTATTCATTAGAAGAATATGGTCCAAGTACAACATTGATAAGATATCCTTTATGCATGATGGCCTATTCCTGGTAAGGTTCAAGTCCCtggaaatgaaagaaaaagtGCTGAAATCTGGACACTACCTTTTTGATAACAAACCATTAATTGTCAAGGGGTGGACTTGTGAGGCTGATATGACAAAAGATACAGTAACCACTGTTCCAGTTTGGATCAAATTGCATAAGCTTCCGTTAAAATTCTGGGGCAAAGGACTGCCAAAAATTGCCAACCTCATAGGGAATTTTATTAAAGGAGACTTGGCCACTGAAGAGAAAACTAGATTGAACTTTGCAAGAGTTATGATTGAGCTTAAGGTTAATCAACAGCTGCCTGGAATGGTTAAATTCAAGGACGAATTAGGGCAAATGATTAAGATAGATGTTGAGTATGAATGGAAGCCTATTACCTGTGCACATTGCAAGGGTGTTGGACATGAGACCCTAAATTGTAGATGGAGGATCCAGGCAGAGAGGAAAAAATAA
- the LOC141609356 gene encoding granule-bound starch synthase 1, chloroplastic/amyloplastic-like produces METITPQFVSSYRPAGALDHKLPLLQNSLKNQMLTTHNGLRLVNSTRNLGQQLRGNVAKAVPSEQLTNVGTKDEKASSPASVITCGMKLVFVGAEVAPWSKTGGLGDVLGGLPPALAARGHRVMTVSPRYDQYRDGWDTSVVVELRVGDRVEKVRFFHSFKRGVDRVFVDHPIFLARVWGKTESKLYGPKAGEDYDDNQLRFSLLCQAALEAPRVLNLNSNINYSGPYGEDVVFVANDWHTALLPCYLKTMYQPKGVYRNAKVAFCIHNIVYQGRFAVSDYQLLNLPEELKPAFEFLDGHKTPVKGRKINWMKAGILQSDRVVTVSPYYAQELMSGVERGVELDDIVRLTGVTGIVNGMDVQEWNPLTDQYIGANYNSATVMNAKPFLKETLQAEVGLPVDRNIPLIGFIGRLEEQKGSDILAKAIPQFIKENNVQIIVLGTGKNEMEKQIQELENLYPDNARGVTKFNVPLAHMLVAGADFMLIPSRFEPCGLIQLHSMPYGTIPIVASTGGLVDTVKEGFTGFQMGRFSANCDAIDPADVDAVVAGVRKAVASYGTPDFKQMILNCMGQDFSWKEPAKNWEQMLVDLQVAGSNRPGIERIETVPLSVENIATP; encoded by the exons ATGGAAACCATAACACCACAATTCGTCTCGAGTTACAGACCAGCTGGTGCATTAGATCATAAATTGCCTTTATTACAAAACAGCCTAAAAAACCAAATGCTCACAACTCATAATGGCCTAAGACTAGTGAACAGCACTAGAAACTTAGGACAACAACTTAGGGGAAATGTCGCGAAAGCTGTCCCTAGTGAACAACTGACAAATGTCGGTACCAAGGACGAGAAAGCGAGTTCCCCTGCTAGTGTTATTACCTGTGGGATGAAGCTTGTGTTTGTTGGTGCAGAAGTTGCGCCTTGGAGTAAAACTGGTGGTCTCGGTGATGTTCTTGGTGGCCTGCCTCCTGCTTTAGCT GCAAGAGGACACCGGGTGATGACTGTCTCACCGCGGTATGATCAGTATAGAGATGGATGGGACACTAGTGTGGTAGTTGAG CTGAGAGTTGGAGATCGTGTTGAGAAAGTTCGGTTCTTTCACAGTTTCAAGCGAGGGGTTGATCGTGTTTTTGTCGATCATCCAATTTTCCTTGCAAGG GTGTGGGGAAAGACGGAATCAAAACTATATGGTCCGAAGGCAGGGGAGGACTATGACGACAACCAACTTCGATTCAGCTTACTATGCCAA GCAGCTTTGGAGGCACCAAGGGTTCTTAACCTCAACAGCAACATTAACTATTCTGGACCATATG GCGAGGATGTTGTTTTCGTTGCCAATGATTGGCATACTGCACTTCTCCCCTGCTATCTTAAAACTATGTACCAACCTAAGGGTGTCTACAGGAATGCTAAG GTTGCGTTTTGCATTCATAACATTGTGTACCAAGGAAGATTTGCGGTCTCAGACTATCAACTACTCAATCTACCAGAGGAATTGAAGCCGGCTTTTGAATTTCTCGATGG GCACAAGACGCCGGTGAAGGGAAGGAAAATTAACTGGATGAAGGCGGGGATACTACAATCAGACCGAGTGGTAACTGTGAGCCCTTATTACGCTCAAGAACTGATGTCTGGTGTCGAGAGAGGCGTGGAACTTGATGACATAGTCCGTCTGACTGGCGTAACTGGCATTGTGAATGGCATGGATGTACAAGAGTGGAATCCATTAACTGATCAGTACATTGGCGCCAATTATAACTCTGCAACT GTGATGAATGCAAAGCCGTTTTTGAAAGAAACCCTTCAGGCAGAAGTCGGATTACCTGTGGACCGTAATATCCCATTGATCGGATTCATAGGCCGACTTGAAGAGCAGAAAGGTTCCGACATTCTTGCTAAAGCAATTCCTCAATTCATCAAGGAGAACAATGTGCAGATTATTGTCCTT GGGACGGGAAAGAACGAAATGGAGAAACAAATTCAAGAACTAGAAAATCTTTATCCTGATAATGCAAGAGGAGTGACAAAATTCAATGTGCCCTTAGCTCACATGCTCGTAGCAGGAGCTGATTTCATGCTCATACCAAGCAGATTCGAGCCCTGCGGTCTAATTCAGCTACATTCAATGCCTTATGGAACG ATCCCAATTGTCGCTTCAACTGGTGGACTTGTCGATACTGTAAAAGAAGGATTCACCGGATTCCAAATGGGACGTTTCAGCGCAAAT TGTGATGCTATAGATCCTGCAGATGTAGATGCAGTAGTGGCAGGAGTTAGGAAGGCAGTTGCAAGCTATGGAACTCCGGATTTCAAACAGATGATACTTAACTGCATGGGTCAGGATTTCTCATGGAAG GAGCCTGCCAAGAATTGGGAGCAGATGCTGGTGGACTTACAGGTTGCTGGTAGTAATCGACCAGGGATCGAAAGAATTGAGACCGTGCCACTTTCTGTCGAGAATATCGCCACTCCTTAA